One Exiguobacterium sp. BMC-KP genomic window, TCGTTCTCCAATCGGTGTCAGCTCAAAACGACGGCTATCGTCACCTGTTCGTGTAATCGAGATTGCTAATCGTTCCGGTGGAAGGCTGTCCGCAATCAACTCAGACCACTCGACGACAGCGACACCTTCACCGTTGAGATACTCTTCTAGTCCAATGTCGTCGCCTGAACCTTCGAGGCGATAGACATCCATATGATAAAGAGGAAGACGTCCTGTATAGACTTTCATGATCGTAAACGTCGGACTGTTGACATGACGTGTCACACCTAATCCTTTAGCAAAACTTTGAGTGAATGTCGTTTTCCCAGCACCTAAGTCTCCATCAAGC contains:
- the tsaE gene encoding tRNA (adenosine(37)-N6)-threonylcarbamoyltransferase complex ATPase subunit type 1 TsaE encodes the protein MIELEMNSLEETTALALELGRRAEAGMVITLDGDLGAGKTTFTQSFAKGLGVTRHVNSPTFTIMKVYTGRLPLYHMDVYRLEGSGDDIGLEEYLNGEGVAVVEWSELIADSLPPERLAISITRTGDDSRRFELTPIGERYITLCEGLKS